gtgctTATGACATGCTGGATATATTTCAGATGCCAGTCCAAGACGCACACATTGagtccatgtgcgtgcaagaaggaatcctctctctacaagctctctcacgtataaagtgaagcccacaaacccccatgcgaggaaaagcatgcaatgtgcatgttaatgtaaaaactataataatataaatattaatggcatagcatttttgTCTATCGAGAATCaaatcgaatcgtgaccttagaatcgaaaatgtaatcgaatcgaggatttggagaatcgtgacactgACAACCCTACATTTAGAATACCTTATCTTGAAGTGATCtctttactttatatttttaattatgtagaaaaagaaaaacgtttattctcatttttgtttttttctctgttCTTGTAGCCAATAGGAGATGAGAGCCATGCAAGAGTAGTTGAATTGGTCGGTCAGAGACGAggtaaattcatttttttaataaagtgtcATTTATTACCAAAAAAATGGATCCAGTAACAGCAGAAccctttacaaaaatattgtttttttgtctCGCAACATTTCATCTTTCTGCTTTTTGATTTTATGTATTTGACCCCAGACCACAAAACCAGGTTTTGATAAATATAAGGGTCAGAAATAAGGGTCAATATTTTGAAATTTAGATTAATACATAATctgaaatgttaaataaataagctttctatggatgtatggtttgtttgtttgaatagGATAATATTTGGCTGAAatacaattattagaaaatctggaatctgaacAGTGGctaccggtgacttctttttcaaggGCACACGATGCGAAGCTCATTACAACATGTTTTTAGCCCGTCATAtatgtggctcgtcatgtcaaaatatgtgttatgtcaAAATGTTCCTGCTGCGCACGTGTCTAAAGGtgttttatgataaaagagacgctcacatctcatgtgtaatcaaagtTTGGTgataagtgagtgtcttgcgaggATTTCGGGAATGTGAGTGTCtctcttatcataaaccctttcgacgtgTTTGCAgtaggcacgtattttgacaagatgcatgatgcacatggttcacatgacgcaacgaacacatattttgaatttgcgcccctcggaagagaagtcactggATGCCACTGAatttgagggtgcaaaaaatctaaatattgacaaaatggcctttaaagttgtcaagATGAAGTCATTAGGTACTGCATCCactcataaaaataaagttttgatatatttattacaGTTGAAAATTTACTAAATATGTTCATGGAACACAATCTTAATatcttaatgatttttggcataaaagaaaaatagatAACTTTACctaatacaatgtattgttggccaTAGATACAAATAAGACCATGTGACTCAAgtatatttcatatttattatttactgttagTCTTAAAATGTATGTGGAGTTTAATGCTATATGGTGTTGCGTGTACACCACAGAATTTGATTTCAAACCTAAAGGCCATCTGGAAATTGGAGAACGTCTTGACATCATAAGGCAAAGGTTAGATCATttgatttaaaattttaataagACGTTTTCTTTGCTTTTCATTTTCATCTCTTCTTTCCCAGACGGCTTGCTCATGTATCAGGTCACAGATCTTACTACCTGAGAGGGGCAGGGGCCAGACTTCAGCTGGCCTTGCAAAATTTTGCTATAGACCTTCTTTATAAACGGGTTGGTGTGTTTCATATGTTTCTATTTAACATTCTGTTTGAAACCTCCAGATTAACAAATCACAGTTTTTGTGTCTTCTTGAAAGAGAATTGAATTAATGCTTGGTTCGTATCATTTTTACAGGGCTTTATTCCCATGGTTGTTCCTGATATGTTAAAAGGAGTGGTTTTTGTGAGTACTGCTTTCTTTCAACTgctttcatttatatttatgcttttggcagatgctttttctACAAACGAGTAACTTGAAGACATAGATCAGTAAGGATTTTTTAAGTTGTCTTTTTGGATCTGTTGTTTAGGAGGGTTGTGGGATGCAACCTCATGCTCATAAATCACAGGTGTACTCTCTGGATCCCACCAGCTTTCCTGATCTTAATCTTGCTGGTACAGGAGAAGTTGGGATAGCAGGTGAGAAATGAAATAaccttttgtaatgtttttaatccATGATATATAGCCATacgatcataatttttttttaaataatgctgCCAAATGATAGTTTATCATTTAGTTTAATCCGGTTTATTTAACTTGGATTAAGTCAAACAcaaatttttcaaattttttaaaatacctTTCAATGAAATGAGTTTTCCTTGATTTTGTCTCTACAGGCTATTTCAGGGATCATGCTGTCAATTTAAAGGATCTACCCATCAAGTATAAAAAACCTGATAGGTTGATGCATTTGAGCATGTTGTGCAGAGGACAATaacatttgtgttgttttaatatttCAGGAGTGTTTGTAGTAGCACATGCTATCGAGCAGAAACAGACACTGGCAGAGAGCCGTGGGGTCTCTACAGAGTTCATCATTTTAACAAGGTGATCTAAAAACACTGGTGTTAACACTGATGCTTTCATATTGTATATAAAGACACTGACATTGTTTGCATTCATGCAGGTTGAAATGTTTGGTGTGACCGCAAATGAGACGGGAGAGGAGAGTTCACAACTGCTGGATGAATTTGTTTCATTACAGAAGGAGATTTTCTCATCCCTTCAGCTTCATTACAGGTACAGGTCTTTTAAATGTGTCCAGACATTTGGTAAAATCAATAACAAATTGTTTTTGTAATGTGACTGTCtttttttagtgctgggcaaagattaatcggtattaatcgcatacaaaataaaagttttgtaacataatatacaagtgttttttgtgtgtaattattatgtgtgtatataaatgcacacacattcatgtaagtatttaagaaacatttatatgtgtatatatatatatatttatttattttttatatattctatattatgtttttttttaaatatatataaataaagaaattatgaaatgtatatgtgtgtgtgtgtgtgtgtgtgtgtgtgtgtgtgtgtgtgtgtgtgtgtgtgtgtgtgtgtgtgtgtgtttaaatatacataataattacacacatggtattttgcaaaaaattacttttaatttgtatgcgattaatctttgcccagcactgtTTATTACATGCTTGATATGATTTATTTAGGGTTATTGTCTTGGGCGTGTTGCAAAATCTGTTGAAAACTGAGATTTCatttcattacatattttattttaatgtttgatcTTGACAACCATCAATTTGGCAATACTGTTCTCAAACAAACATATACTTTTTGTACATAGAGTCTTGGATATGCCAACTCAAGAACTTGGGCGTCCTGCTTACAGGAAGTATGATATTGAAGCATGGATGCCAGGCCGCGGCAGCTTCGGAGAGGttggaaatatgttttaagaaTCAGTGtaatatacataaaaaaacagcgctatttaaagggatagttcacccaaaaattaaaattctgtcatttactggcCCTGATGTTGGAACtaacctgtattaatttctttgttctgataaaaccaaactgatcagaattcccattgacttccattgtaggaaaaagaatactatggaagtcaatggggcttctaatttggtttggttacaaacattcctcaaaatatttttgggtgaactatccctattattaaatatatagcGATAATAATTTAAACAGCTGTTTTACTGAATGAAGCAGGTGAGTAAAATGGTTAAATGAATAGTCTACTAAGTGACTAATAAAGAAAGCAACTTGCCCCACCTAATGTAGGCTATCCTGCTCTCAACTTAAACACCACTTATTGGTCACATTAACATCCTCTCTAGtcaaactttatattttaaaatgattaataAATTGGTTTCCAGCctttatacaaaaatattttgggaATTATTACATAAATCATATACTAATGTGTTGCCACTTTGGGTTTGCTGCTATGTCATGGTAGGGACCCCCCATAAGACTTGATTCAATTCGAGCACTGCCTTGTAGATTTGACTATTGAACATGTactcaataaaaataaaaaccatCATATTAAACTAGACATGCCTTTCCATCTTACATAAAAATGGCCCTTAGAAAACATTATATTTGACATTACAGTATAGTTTGACATTACATAGGGGTGGTTTcttggacagggattagactagtcctagactaaaataaatgtaagagctgcccaaactgaaaacaacttgtactgacatattaaaatacatcagtgccccttTGTTTTGactcaaaatacacacaagtaatgtttttagtaaggcatgtttgttaaaactagttatatttcataattaaactaaggcctagtcatgGCTTAGGCTAATCCTtttccaggaaaccacccccatAAGGAATTTGCAATAATACCATGAACAGCAGTGTAGAAAGCATATAGAAATTATTGCAAGTGCACCCCAGGACCAAACACCTACAACATTTTAAGACATTTCAATTGTTTTACATGATTTgctatttaaattaaattaaaagcatAATCctccggtttcacagacaatgcttaaggctagtcctagactaaaaggTTTAAATTGCACTGacagattttaaaatatgccagtggcATTGATTTGTCTTGTTTATAAAAGTAATGCTTGAACATCTTAATTTAGCTAggatttcaccactagaggtcacATTTTGCTTGTAGACGTTATGAAAGAGAGTGAAACAATGGGTGTTTTCGCCATCCAGAGTTTATCTCATACTTTCTACAAGCAAAAACCAAAGTTAGCTCTTATATTATTTCATTGATGGGTGACAatgacaaagagagagagagagagagtcataATTAAAAATAGGAATTTACAAATCCTTGGGAACTTTTGGGATAATGCAAGTACACAACTGCatgaaatactgtatataacatTGCAAGggattttattacaaaaatcttacatattaaAATGTTGCTTAATTGGGGATAACCTCTGCATTTGTGttgcatgtcaacttactaaGTCTTTTTTATTAGATTTCCAGTGCATCAAACTGCACAGACTACCAGAGTCGACGCCTTAATATTCTCTATGAGGCAAATGATGGACACCTTAAGTATGCACATACAGTGAGTGGCTAGTTATAACGCTTATTGAGCAGTAAGTGTGTTATAAACATTTGAGAAATGATTTCAGTTGGTACAGAACCAAGGACTCGGAGAACCTATAATGTTTAATAGTAACAAAGAGAACAGGATGTACAAAAATGCCTGCAGCAGTATTAAACACTTCATCAGTATTATAACACATTTTTCCTGTTTTAGGTAAATGCAACAGCTTGTGCTATTCCGCGTACCATCATTGCCATATTGGAGACACATCAGACCAAGGTAGAATTTAAACAAGAACATCAAATTGTTGTTTAAATATAACACAGGCACCCTTTAAGGTTTTGTTCTTACAAGCAAGAAAAatcccaaaaatgtttttgtgtaaaTCACTTAAGATTCATTCTACTATGAAGTGCACAatttacaatttatatgaggttttgttttagaaaaaaaaattgccactttatcACTTACAAAATACTTATAACCGTGCTGTAGTATGTAATATAGATGGGATTTTAAAAACCAAAAAAACCTTAGTTAAAGCTCACTTTTGAAAGCTGCACtattcaaaacattttgtaGAAACTGTTTTGTAGAAACTTTTGCAACGCCTGGCTTTTTGTCATGCATAATGATTTTGTTTCCTTTAGGAAGGGACGGTTCGTGTTCCTGATGTCTTACAGCACTACCTCGGATTGGAAGTGATTGAGAAACCTACATACACTCCTATTAAATATATTGGACCCAACCAGCCGAAGCGTCAAACCTCAAAATAACTCTTCATAGAATACCAGACTTCAATAAAGTAGTTTTTTGCTGTATGTTGAAGAatagtacactttaaaaaaatgcttggttattttcaacccagcattgggtcaaaacgGGACTAACCAGgcagctgggttaaaattaaccCTCAAAATATTTAtctttgacccaacaatgggttcaaacaacccagcattttgggttgaaactaACCAATTTTTGTCAAGTGTATGTAAAATCTGTATTTTCCATATTTGTCAAACATGTTGTTGTTCATCCAAGCACCTGAAGAAGATAAAGAATAGATCGTCTCATCTTCTTGTGACAAATGACATTGTGAGACGTATGCACTCAAACAACTGCTATGGCAGTTCAGGCCACTCCAGACCTCCATGTGTCTCTCTTTCCAAAGCTGGATTAATACGCTTCCTTCTTATCCTGTCTTCTCATCCTCTCAGTCTCATCGGGCCTCGGTTGCTTCTTTACAAGCATTGCCTCCATAAAGTCCATGTGATCCTCAACCCTTCAGTTGCTGTCTTCACTCATCAGGATTGATGCTGCAGCGTCGTCTGAACTCCTGCCCGTACTCATGGACCCACTTGTTGGCAACTGAGAACAAGGGCGAGATGTTTGTGTGAAATGCTTACAATATCACAGCTAAGGATTACACAACAATTTCTATTTGCCAGACCATCTGCCTCCCATATTTTTGATCTACGACATCTTGACTCTTACTGATATTTGGAGCGAGAATGAGTTGTGAAATGTTAACATCTGAGAAATATTCAGCAGGCCATGCTGAAACGTTACAGTATATAATTGAGAAATTTATGTATAtgataatttatataaatgataATCTAAAGCTCTTATTTT
This sequence is a window from Misgurnus anguillicaudatus chromosome 24, ASM2758022v2, whole genome shotgun sequence. Protein-coding genes within it:
- the sars2 gene encoding serine--tRNA ligase, mitochondrial, yielding MASAVRTSTRFCSLVLLTSRRQNVNSIFRWSCRPCSSRSVRSSLYEHIREGYSHKPELDMRRVCEDTETVMAEVENRKGDLRAADVGLIITVWKKLQNVQKEISELEKRKDVISAKVRAIVDSHDKSTLSSLVEYRTFREEGRELRERLTQLYLQESELEKEHYCRALRLPNKTHPSVPIGDESHARVVELVGQRREFDFKPKGHLEIGERLDIIRQRRLAHVSGHRSYYLRGAGARLQLALQNFAIDLLYKRGFIPMVVPDMLKGVVFEGCGMQPHAHKSQVYSLDPTSFPDLNLAGTGEVGIAGYFRDHAVNLKDLPIKSVCSSTCYRAETDTGREPWGLYRVHHFNKVEMFGVTANETGEESSQLLDEFVSLQKEIFSSLQLHYRVLDMPTQELGRPAYRKYDIEAWMPGRGSFGEISSASNCTDYQSRRLNILYEANDGHLKYAHTVNATACAIPRTIIAILETHQTKEGTVRVPDVLQHYLGLEVIEKPTYTPIKYIGPNQPKRQTSK